TCTCTTAGGTCTTGCATCacagtaacagaaagctgacCAGCTCAGCCTTCAAATGTGAGTGTTCATTCAGTCTGAGCTGCAGGTTTTCACCTGCTTGTTGAAGAGCAGTGCAGGGCAGAGGAAAGACAATGAGCCCACGAGATGGCAGAAAGGGCCTTGCGTCCTGTCCAGAGCTCAGTGCCTTAGCCTGCATGGTGACTGTCTCTTCATTCACTCATTGTAAGTGGGATTATGATCCTCGCTTCTCAAGTGGAAGAAGCTTCATTGTGTCCTTCTGTTTCATGGCACTCGTGTTCCATAATTCTATCTGTGTTCATTGCTCTTCCAGGCCAAAGGAAAgcctggtggtttgaatgtaaatgtatgtcccccatttGCACaggtattaaaaaaatgttttttgaggcaagcccaacagactgccttttttatgtgtgtgtgtgtgtgtgtgtgtgtgtgtgtgtgagagagagagagagagagagagagagagagagggagaaatagcatgccagggccttcagccactgaaatcgaactctagttgtgtgtgcccccttgtgcacatgtgcagtgtgcaaccttgcacacttgtgtcactgtgcatctggcttaggtgggacctaaagagttgaacatgagtccttaggctttgcaaacaagcgccttgactgctaagccatctctccagcctgacccattatttgagagcaacagacaggcagagagagagagaaatggggcgcatcagggcctccagccactgcaaatgaactccagacgcatactccaccctgtgcacctggtttatgggggtactggggaatcaggcctcaaaccaggatccttaggcttcacaggcaagtgcttaaccgctaagccatctctccagccctgctgcaggTATTTTtcaagtttcctacttagtcttcagcaggaggatacctgctggaggaggtgtgtgtgcCACTAGGGGGAGCTCTTGAGTCCAGTCCTACTAGGTGTGAAGAGAGCCAGTTTCAGTTCCGGCTGCTCATGCTTGTATGTGCTGgcttttgtctctctgctatggatttGTGGAAGTgagacagcttcttccaccatgatggagcctctcctggaatctgtaagcctgaaataatccttttctcccataagctgcttctggttccagccacaaaaaggtaactgcaacagacagGAAGACTTAAGAGCAGGaatctcacctttttttttttttttttgaggtagagtttcactgtagcccaggctgacctggaattcactatgtagcctcagggtggcttcgaactcatggcaatcctcttacctcttcctcctaagtgctgggattaaaggcatgcaccaccacacctggtatcaCCTTCTTGTTCAAACTCAATTTCTTTCCCTACAATTCTTCTGACATGGGCTCAGTAATGTTAGGTCCTTTTCCATCTTCTTACATCCTATATTCCTTGGACATCTTGAAATCAGCATGTATAAACCAAACAACTAATAATTTCTCCTACTAGAATCTGGCATATTGACTTACCTAACATTTATTAAATACCAATTGTAAGATAAGGACAAGGTTTAGGTTTGGGGCAAAGATTGATGAGGCATGGTCTCATTTATTTATGGAAATGTTCACtgtctctggagagatgggtAACGGCATGGGAACATGTGTTTGTGATAATGGTATAGATATTTCTCAGGGAGTCCTAGCTTCAGAGAAGAAACTTGTCTGGTTGGGGAGCTGCAGAAGGCTTCTCAGAGGAACCACCAACTTTTTCCAATTGCTGACGAGAGAGTAGGAGTTTTCCAGGCAGAAGGGACTGCCAAATGAAGGAGCATGTATTGTCAGAGACACGAGGTTTCATGGTGTGTGTTCAGATGGAATGAAAGGCTGAGACCATTTCCCCAACCTTCTTAAGTgggaaactttaaaatatatgtaatacaaaaaataacacaagggctggagagatggcttagcggttaagcgcttgactgtgaagcctaaggaccccggttcaagactcgattccccaggacccatgttagccagatgcacaagggggcgcacgtttctagagttcgtttgcagtggctggaagtcctggtgtgcccattctctctctctctgcctccttctctctgttgctttcaaagaaataaataaaaaataaacaaaagaataacaTAAAAATCATCTCTGTGTGCCCACTGCCCACCTTCACCAATAACCCATTTCTAATCTTGTTCTATCTATATCCCTACCCACCAAGTCCCTGCCCCTGTGATGTTGACACAAATCAAAGACATTGAataattcctctttttttttttgagacaagatctcatattCTAACTTGtcttcaaacttgctatatagctgaagatgactttgaacttctgatcctcctacctttacctcctgagtgctgggattacaggtgtgcactaccacacctgtttgtttgtttttttgtcattCTGGGAAACAAACTCAGGCCTTTGTGCCTGCTAGGAAAGAACTCTACCACTTGAGCTccattacaggtgtacaccaggTATTTACATGGGTAAGGGGGATCACGCAGGTCCTCACggttgcaaggcaagcactttgctgacaactctctctccagctctcatagtACATTATTAACCATGTAACTTTATTTCATCTTTATCTTATCTACGTGGTAACTGTCATGCCTTTGGGCagatctgtgagggcatttccaggaagggttAACTGAGAGGGGAAAGACCCTTTCCTAGAGTAGGCAGCCTTTCTGGTGGCACCCCAGAAATCAAGGTCCAAAGCAAAAGTCGTGCTTTCTTCTGCCAGCCTCTGCTCCCTGCTGCGAAGGGTATCTAATTCGTTGTTGCCATCCTGCTCTGACTGTGAAACCCAGCTTGTTCCATCTTCCAACTTCCAACATGGGCTCCATGaagttgggactgctgaggcatccagccttgggGACTGTGCGGCTATTGGGttcttaggctgtgtggtgtgcAAAGTCATTGTTAGATGATCTAGTAAATATTATTTGTAATACATATTCTTTTGGTTCAGTGCCTCTAGAGAATTCTCTAGTGGTCCTGGTTCAGGCCTACATCATTTTCTATCAGGACAGTTGAGAGTTGTTAACTCAGCATGCATTCTAATCACTTGATTTGACAGGTATGCATACTAACATGGAaacagaattattattattttttttaccttttaaaaaattatttatttgagaaacaggcagatagagaggagagagagcatgggcacggcattagggcctttagccactgcagatgaaatccagacgcatgtgccacgttgtgcatctggctttacgtaggtactggggaattgaacctgtcctttggctttgctggcaagcgccttaaccgctaagtcatctctctagccctttatttatttatttatttgtatgtgtatacgGTAGGCCTACGTGGTTCTACATTTGCTGGCCACATTCCCTTTGTATGCCAGAGGCTGTGGGCAAGACCGGATCTGCAAGCTGGCTGTGGGCAGCTTTCAGGACTCACCCCTAAATCTCCCGACTCTGCCACAAAGGTGGCGCCGTGGGCGCTTGCAGGACCGGTGGAGAAGAAGACGAGGAGGAACAGGCGCCCTTGGCCCACAGGCCGACCCAGGCTTTCTGGGCAGGGGCGGAGCCTGCGGCCGAGAGGGGGCGGAGCTTGTCGTAGACCCGCCCCGGTCCGTCCGTCAACCTGCTCCGCCGGCTCAGTGCGCGGGCCGCGAGGTGTCGGCGCTGCAACGAGTGGAGCAGCTCCTCTGTGGCCCGCCGGCCGGGCGCCGCGCCGGTATGCGCCGCCTGCTGGGCCTCCTCGTGGTCTTCGTGGGCTGCACCTTTGCGTTATACTTGCTGTCCACGAGACTGCCCTCGGGGCGCAGAGTGACCTCCGCCGGGGAGCCCGAAGGCAGGTGCGTGGGGAGGGGCCGGAGGCGAGGGACCTGGGCCGAGGATGGAGGCGGCGGAGGTCGGCTCGTGTCTGTCAGCACAGGCCGGGTACAAGGCAGCGGGCACCGGCTGGGAGCTTCGTGTGGCCGGGGTAGATTTGCAGGGGTGATTGGCGGCGTGCGACCCGGGCCTTCCCGGAGCCACACTTGTCCACTCTCAGCCGCGAGGCTCCTTTCCAGCCGTCCCGAGGCCGGTGTGGACGCTCATGCCCTTCTTGTCCACTTTCGGGCTCTCTCCTTTCCCCATTCTACTTTGATCAGATCAGCCCTTAGGCCTTTAAGGCGTTAATCTCCAGGGGGAATGTCGCACGGACCTCGGGTTATTCACGAGTTAATTCTCGGGTCGCCTCTCTTGGCTCTCCACACTTTTCCTGTTCTCCTGATTAACTAGGCGAGTCACAGGCTGAATAATACCTACCCGGCCGGTTTTCGTGATTGCAGCATACTATTTATAAAGTGCATGGAAGTGCGCCCGTCACATCGATGCATTCTCGAGGGATTTACTGATATTTGAATATTAGGGCAACTGGTTTCACTTGCTGTTGCCCCTTACTGGAGCTAAGAAGGATTTCTTGTGGCTGTAGGAGGTGCTAAGACTAGCATTCTGTGACAACgtggagaggtggctcatcacTTGCCTCTGATGGAATCAGGAGCTGTTCAGATGGCAGAGGCAAGGTAGCCTTTGCACTGTGACCCTTGAACAAGGCTGGGCGTGCACTGGACACTGGACTGAGCACGGTGAAAAAGGAAGCTCTTCAAAAGAGTTCATTTCAAGCCTACCTTATTTTCAAGAAAGTTGTATTCATGATGTGGGGTCAGATATACTTTTCCAGAAGATGTCTTATTGGCTTGTTGGTAATGATAAAACAGTTATTCTTGTTTGGTACCTGAGAAGGAATGGGGAGGGTGAGCAGTGTGACATCTGAACCGTTCTGGACTTGCCAAAGAGGCCTTGAAAGGAAGGTAACTTAGAACGCTTATCTAGAAATGAATCTGCCTGCCTCCTaagaatagccaggcatggtggcttatgcctggaatcccagcactgtgtaGGCTGAGATAGAAGTagcatgagtttgagcccagcctgggcttcagagtgagttccaggtcactctaggaaaaagtgagaccttacctcaaaaaggggggCAGGGCAGCAtggaggagatagctcagtggataaagtacttgctgagcAACTCTGAgtactgagttcagatccccagatcccacttaaaagcagtacagctggacatggtggcacacgcctttaattccagcacttgagaggcagaggtaggaggatcgccatgagtttgaggccaccctgagagactatatagtgaattccaggtcagcctggactagagcaagaccctaccttggaaaaccaaaacaaaaaaaaaagcaatacatcTACAGTGagagggaaggtggaggcaggagaatttccttaAAGCTCACAACatggagagaccttgcctcaaaacaaagtaaAGGGCAAGGATTGACCCCAgaattatcctctgacctccatgcacatgCTGTGACTCATGCTGTTACTCAAAaacacacttaaaattttttaaaataatttttatttatttatttgagagacaatgagagagagggaaagagaatgtattggtgtgccagggacaCTTGTGCCACCACCTATgtacctggtttacgtgggtcctggggaattgaacctgggtcttttggctttgcaggcaagtgccttaactgttaagccattcctccagcccctcaaaaacacacttttaatcccagcactcaggaggcagggcagaggtaggaggacagctgagaatttgaggccaccctgagactacatagtgaattctaggtcagcccgggctagagtgagactctacctcaaagctcccctcccccctccaaacacacacacacacacacacacacacacacacacacacacacacacagagagagagagagagagagagagagagagagagagagagaaaatgattttttaaaatagaagaatagatcaaAGAGTTTAAAGGTAAAACTTGATGATAGAGTTCATGCTTAGGATATGGGAGGCCTTGGGGTTGGTCttcagcataaataaataaaggaagtttGAATATCCAATGCCAAATCTTCCTTTTTTAGATAAGGAAAGTGAGGCTCATGGTCTAGCCCAAGGTTACACAACTGGAAAATGGTAGAGTGAGGGAAGCAGCTCAGGTCTCTTGCTTCTGTGCTGGGAATCTtctatctttatattttatttatttatttgagagagagagagaaacagatagagagaatgggcacgccagtggcctgtagcccctgcaaatgagctccagatgcatatgtccccttgtgcatctggcctacatggttccttgggaatcaaaccagggtccttaggcttcacaggcaagtgccttaactgctaagccatctctccagcccctgcctttattttttatttaattttttttttttttcgaggtagggtcttactctgtctagcctaggctgacctgggattcactatggagtctcaggctggcctcaaactcacggtgatcctcctacctcttcctcccgagggctgggatcaaaggcgtgcgccaccacgcctggctcatgctGGAactcttctgtctgcctctgttgTGTTGTAATCAACTTCATGTCATATTGGGTTCTTATGTCTGTGTTCCCAGCAGACTAATGATGGGCATGTTTATAAACTTACTTTGGAAAGACGAGTAACTTTTCCAAGGCCATAATCCTCTTCTGGATCCGTGTTTCCATCTCATCTGATTTTCCAAATCCCTAGGTCGCTGTGGTTCCCTTCTGATTTAGCCGAGCTGCGGGAGCTCTCTGAGGTCCTTCGGGAGTACCGGAAGGAGCACCAGACCTACGTGTTCCTGCTCTTCTGCAGCGCCTACCTCTACAAGCAGGGTTTTGCCATCCCTGGCTCCAGCTTCCTGGTCAGTGTCCTGCCCTCCATCCAACCTTGTTTCACTGTCTGTAAAATATGGCTGATCCTCCAGAGACCCTGCAGTGGTGTGGGAGGATGAAATGGAACACGCGTGGAGAGGCTGATAGAGCAGGCATTGGGCGTGCTGCTATCCTGGGTTTCCTTCTGTCATGCTACCGTTTCCTTCCCCAGCACCTTTTCTCTATTGGAGGCTCAGCTTGGATCTACCCAAGCAAATTTTGGTTGGAAACTAGAAGTAAATATGTCCAAGAGAGGCAGCGAGCTAGGTGGTGTGGAAGACGAGGGGCAGACCCTGTGGGGCTATCTCCCATCAGGAGCCAATTCTGCTTCAGGGCAAAGGGCCAGCTGCTATTTGGTGGGTGTTCCACCTGGACCTGGGGGGCATCCTGGCTCTACCTGGTGGGATTTTTGGCCACAATGCTTAATCTCTTACTTGTAGAAAGAGGTAAGgataatgctgggcatggtggcaaatgcctttaataccaacacttgggaggcagaggtaggaggatcgccatgagttcaagaccaccctgagaccacagagtgaattccaggtcagcctgggctagagggagagcctaccttgaagggccaaataagaaagaaagaaagaaagaaagaaagaaagaaagaaagaaggaaggaaggaaggaaggaaggaaggaaggaagggaggtaaAGATATGGCATAGGCACAGGATGTACCAAGGACTGCTTATATAAGACACTGTACAGGTGCATACACCGTGGATGCTCAGCAGTTCCCCACATCTCCCTGCTGAGGTTCCCTTTTGCTGACTTGCTTGCGTTTGTTCATTTGCTTATTCATATGTTAAGACAAGCTCTCACTTTATAGCCTAgccaggcctggaactcatactgtagtccaggctggctctaAAGCCATGGTaactctgcctcagtctctcatgtGCTGAGATTTTAGGAGTGTATCACCACACTTGGTTTTTcccttttgctttttctcttggATCCCATGCTTTGGCAGGATGATATTTACTAATCTAATCACATTCAAAGTATTGGTTCTCTTTTTCATCTTTATGAAACTAAGATTTTAATTTTCAGCTAATGCTTTGGTCAACATGGGACCCCCCCACTGTTAGCTTATAGCATAAAGGCAGTTCcagcaaaatacaaaaacaaaggaaCATCTTACATAGCTTACTGAAGGAACACTGATGGTTTGTGCAATAGTAAAAATAGCTGGGCTTCATTTCTGCCTTCTTGGAGGTGATTGCTAAAGGGCTTCTATAGCCCATGTTGGGGTCAAGTGCTGACTATATATACCCTCCCTTTTAACTTGCTCCTGCCCCCAGCTTTAATCCTTATTCTTGTTTGGAAGGTGAAAGGACAGGCTAGGCTTGTATTTCGCAGTGTCGTTGTTCCCTCTAAAATGGGCATTGGGGTTTGGCTGGGATAGCCACGGAAGGAGAAGCGGTCTATGACTCAAGCTCCAGGACAGGTTGGCTGGCAGCTGTTGTACGTTCTCATGGCTGAGGGTGTGCTTTCTTTCAGAATGTTCTTGCTGGTGCCCTGTTTGGGCCATGGCTGGGGCTTCTGCTGTGCTGTGTGCTGACCTCCGTGGGCGCCACGTGCTGCTACCTGCTCTCCAGTACTTTTGGCAAACAGCTGGTCGTTTCCTACTTTCCTGATAAAGTAGCCGTGCTTCAGCGGAAGGTAAGGACGAGGAacatctgagtgctgggttccTGAGTGTCCCCCGTGGTCTGAGAAAAGTGAGGAGCAGCAACTTCCCACAACCTGCCTTTACTCTGCCTTAGCAGTCAGAGAGGTTCTTTTGAGCCTAAAGGAGGCACCTGGGATCAAATCTTAGCACCTCTTATTATTtactctggttttatttttatttttaaattttgttgttcatttttatttatttatttgagagcaacagacagagagagaaagaggcagatagagagagaatggacacaccagggcctccagccactgaaaatgaactccagacgcgtgtgcccccttgtgcatctggctaacgtgggtcctggggaatcgagccgccttgaactggggtcctttggcttcataggcaagcgcttaaccactaagccatctctacagccctttacTCTGGTTTTAGATAAGTTTCTGATTTCTCTCATTCTCAGgtaccattaaaaaaatattttatttatttatttatttatttatttgagagtgagaaagaggaagatggagagagaatggacacaccagggccctccagctcttacaaatgaactccagacacatgcaccaccttgtgtatctggcttacgtgggtcctggggaatcaaacacgggtcctttggctttgcaggcaaatgcttgcaaaactgttaagccatctctccagccctcagataccattatttatttatttgtttgtttatttacttatttttcaaggtagggtctcactctagctcaggctgacctggatttcactatgtagtctcagggtagcctcacgctcatggcaatcctcctacctctgcctcccaagtgctgggattaaaggcgtgtgccaccattaccTCTGATTTGATTTTaatgcagggtctcatgtaacccaggttaGTCttgaatgtactatgtagtcagGGCTTGCCTTGAGTTTCtggtccttcttcctccatgtcctaagtactaggattacaggtgtgcagtaCAGTTGgctaggttttgtttgttttgtttttctgagacagggtgtattagtcagggttctctagaggaacagaattgctagaatgaattattttaaaaagggaatttattggattagcttacagtagtccaatagcagttgcaggcccaagaatcactgaacctggtagctgctcagtccacgtggccagatgcctcagcagtcccgacccagcactgcagatggtgctggaaagcctggaggcttcctgaggagccgctgggtttcgatccacgtgggtcttcagttgatgttggtctttagtccgcactggtcttcaatccacgctagaaggtagggagcagctccggcagccaagtggaaggacggaaggaaaaaagggaactcttctacccagagcttccttatatcaagtccctctctgagcgggccacccactctgggggaagggctcaccctgggagaaagacctcctcctttagttgatccttcctagaagcagcctgtgggttactaaacagatcaaattgacaacaccttaactatcacacaggGTATATAGCACAGATTGGACTGGACctcactaggtagtgcaagctggcctagaactcatggaagtcctcctgcttcaacctcctgagtgctgggattacaagtgtgagccaccatatccagctcgtACGTTTTCAAAATGAGGAAAGGTTTCTACCATAAAGGGTGTAGGAAGAGCTGGGAAGAACAGTACCAGGAGCGCCCCCTCTCCCCCACATTCTGCTTCCTGATTCTTGGCTCTTTGTTGCAGGTGGAGGAGAACAGAAACAGCTTGTTCTTCTTCTTACTGTTTTTGAGACTTTTCCCCATGACACCAAACTGGTTCTTGAACCTCTCAGCCCCGATTCTGAACATCCCCATTGTGCAGTTCTTTTTCTCAGTTCTTATCGGTAAGATGTTGGTATGGGTTGGGGAGGTGACTTTGAGTTTTGAGAGCTGTGGTAGGAGGACCGCTCTTGATCACTTTTCATTTGGGCATGTGCCTAGCTGCAAAAAGACAGGTTTTCCCAGTACATCTTCAAGCCTGGCACCTAAAATAATTTCAAGTCTATTGGCTTGAACATGAAAATCTGTAGAAATGGAATAACTAAAGATGGTACATTGtatattgcatttttaaattttttatatttatttatgtattagggaaagagaaaaggggagagagtgccagggcctctagccactgcaaatgaactccagatgcatgtgccaccatgtgtgtctggctaatgtgggttctggggagtcaaacctaggtccttaggcttcgcaggcaaatgccttaactgctatgccatctctccagccctgtagctgtACTTTTTAGTGCCTCTTACATGCCAAGCATGTACTAGGCACTAGGATTAGGGGGCTAATCTCTATAAAGCACATGACTTGGCCCACAAGAAGTGCTAGTAGGCAGAGCAGAGTTGTTGGGAGATCAGAGCGAGGACTGCCTTTCTGGACCCTTGGCCCCTTTTTGACAAAGTTCTGCATAGGAAAGGGTTGTGCTTTCTGATCACTGCATGGCCACCAGCCGGCTACTTACCTTCAGTGAGCCAGGTGACCAGATGAGAGGCTGAGACTACAGCAGTTTCTCCAAGTATTCGTCAAGTTGTGTGGACGTTAGAGTGCTAACATCCTAACAAATCATTGACTGTTTACTCTGTCCATACTTAAGTAAACCGTCACCCTCCTTAAGCCTGAAGCAAGGACGTTCCTTCTCTCTTACAGCATGGAGGGAATGACATTCAGGGCTTATAGGTCTAACATAACAAATCTGCAGTGGAGCAGCTGCTATTAATAGGGAATGCCTGAGAGAAATTGAGAGCTTCCATCAAGCAAGGTCAACCACAGCCAGTTCTGATCATATCAGCTTTCAGAGTATCTCAGCTAATGGGAGTTAACAGCTTGTCATTACCTAAGTGGCATCAGGCTTGGAAAGACTCTGGAGTCCAGAGTGCCTTCATGAATGACAAGCTGTATGGCCCTGAGTGGTCGGTGTTGTCATCTCCCATGTACTTCATCCACTGTAGACAAAGAATGGCTTGCTGGGGTCCCAGCCCATCAGAAACGCAGGAGTGGAGGTGACATCTACAATGCAGATTTCTGGTCTTTATTGTAGAACCAAGGAACAGGAATCTCTGCGGTGGAGCCTGAGaatgtgtttcttttattattatttttagttattattgCAGAGTCATGCTATGTAGaccagtgtggtagtttaaatgtatgtctcctcatagactcaggtgtttttattaacCCTTGTAACATGGGTCTCCAggcgcctggctggaggagatgtcactgggggcaggcctgcattccagcccaaaggtgtgcagagaggtgtgAGCTCTGGCACGGTCCCTGCTGCTCGCTTCACTTTTGTGCTTTTTGCTTTCGGAGTTTGCTGGCTGGGTGGTTtccctctgtgctgggatttataaatgggaaccagcttctcctgccatagATGGAacctccccctggatctgtaagcttgaaataaccCCTTCTTTCTGTAAACTGTGTGtggtttggatgtttatcccagcaacatgaagccaTCTACaacacccaggctggcctcaaacttatggcaagcctcctgcctcagccgccAATGTGCACCACTCTGCATGACGCTAAGGGAGTGTTAGCCACCTGCTGTCCAGCCACCAGCCAGACTTTTGTCATTTagtgtttttgttgattttttttttttttttttggtttggtttggtttggtttggtttttttgaggtagaatcttgcacTAGCTGACAatggaatggaattcactatgtagtctcaggctggccttgaattacagtgatcctcctacttctgcctcccaggtgctgggatcaaaggcatgtgtcaccacacccggtttttgctgaatttttttaaaaaaatatctatttttttatgtgagagaaaggcagaaggaaagagagtggatatgccaaggcctctatccactgcaaaaaatactcc
The genomic region above belongs to Jaculus jaculus isolate mJacJac1 chromosome 5, mJacJac1.mat.Y.cur, whole genome shotgun sequence and contains:
- the Tmem41a gene encoding transmembrane protein 41A; the encoded protein is MRRLLGLLVVFVGCTFALYLLSTRLPSGRRVTSAGEPEGRSLWFPSDLAELRELSEVLREYRKEHQTYVFLLFCSAYLYKQGFAIPGSSFLNVLAGALFGPWLGLLLCCVLTSVGATCCYLLSSTFGKQLVVSYFPDKVAVLQRKVEENRNSLFFFLLFLRLFPMTPNWFLNLSAPILNIPIVQFFFSVLIGLIPYNFICVQTGSILSTLTSLDALFSWETILKLLAIALVALVPGTLIKKFSQKHLRLSETSNINHVNSRKDT